The DNA segment GAATGAGATCAAGGCGGCCTTGGTGGGCTTTGACTTGCCACTATTAAAACTGCCGGACGAGGCGGTGGCCAAGGACGTGCTGAAGCACATCAAGTTCGCCGAGGTGGCGTACCTGGAGTTGGAGGACAAGGTTAAGGAAAGGGAACTGACCCTGAAGATCACCGATTTCCAGATACCGCCCAATTCCGACCTGGCCGAAATCGCCGGCAAGATTAAGGACAGCCGCGAGCTGATAGACTACTGGGCCGTGGACTGGGACTACAAGGGGGATACTTTCCGCAACCACTGGCAGAGCTTTAGGACCAAGAAAGAACCCAAGGTGGAATACATTGCTAGGCACAAGTACGAAGAGGTAGGTGGCAAAAAACAGGAGGTAGGAGGCAGGATATAGGGAAGGCAGGGAAGGAAGAGAAGATCGTCATGGTGAAAGTGGTTGACGTGTTCGGCAACGATACCAATCAACTGATAAAAGTTAGGATATAGAAGGCAGCAGGTAGGAGGTAGGAGGCAGGGTATGGTTGAGAGGTTCGAGGATTTAATAGTCTGGCAGAAAGCGCATAAATTGACGCTGGAGATATACCGGATAACCAGAGATTATCCTGCCGAGGAAAGGTTCGGACTGGTGCCGCAGATGCGGCGGGCTGCGGTATCCATACCGGCCAACATAGCCGAAGGGTTCAAAAAAAGGGGCAAGAGGTACAAGGCCAACTTTTACAACATTGCCCAGGCTTCGGGGGAAGAGGTGAAGTACTATTTGATCCTGTCGCGCGATTTGGGATACGCCAAGGATACAGCGACATTGGAAGGCCTGATAGACGAAATAGGTAAAATGCTCCATGCGCTTATCAAAACCTGCCTGGAACAATAAAACAACCCCCCTACATCCTACCTTCTGTATCCTGTATGCTAAGAAAGGGATGTTTTCGGGAATGATACAAATAAAGTAGTGGAGGTAAAGGTGAAATGAACACAATATTTGATTTTGAACAACCTGCATATAAACGATTTCGTGATATTTATAAAGAAAGAACACGTAACGTTGTTGTATTGGTAGGTTCTGGTTTAAGTAAGCCAGCTGGGTTGCCAGATTGGAAAGGCTTAAAAGACATATTAATTGACCAAGCTTATGTAAAGGCTAAATCATTTGATATTGCGGATCAGGACGCTTATACAAAAAAAGTAAAAGCCATAAGTACTATTGCAGATTATTGGGTTTTATTTGAAGAATTGAAAGAAGTGATGGGTGAAGAAAGCTATGTCGCGGCTATTAAACATATATTTG comes from the candidate division TA06 bacterium genome and includes:
- a CDS encoding four helix bundle protein, encoding MVERFEDLIVWQKAHKLTLEIYRITRDYPAEERFGLVPQMRRAAVSIPANIAEGFKKRGKRYKANFYNIAQASGEEVKYYLILSRDLGYAKDTATLEGLIDEIGKMLHALIKTCLEQ